Proteins from a single region of Streptomyces sp. TN58:
- a CDS encoding VOC family protein, whose translation MACRISELVLDCADPERLAAFWSGVLGYVELGREDDGSIEIGPPDAGFGGPQPTLVLSPGSGPRNGKLPLHIDVSATDRDQAAELERLLALGARPVDIGQDGTENWHVLADPEGNEFCLLHRRLQPLAPPAP comes from the coding sequence ATGGCATGCCGCATCAGTGAGCTGGTCCTGGACTGCGCCGACCCCGAACGGCTCGCCGCGTTCTGGAGCGGGGTCCTCGGATACGTCGAACTCGGCCGCGAGGACGACGGAAGCATCGAGATCGGCCCGCCCGACGCCGGCTTCGGCGGGCCGCAGCCCACGCTGGTCCTCAGCCCCGGCAGCGGTCCGCGCAACGGCAAGCTGCCCCTCCACATCGACGTCAGCGCCACCGACCGCGATCAGGCCGCCGAGCTCGAACGCCTTCTCGCCCTCGGCGCCAGACCCGTCGACATCGGCCAGGACGGCACGGAGAACTGGCACGTCCTGGCCGACCCGGAGGGCAACGAGTTCTGCCTCCTCCACCGCCGCCTCCAGCCCCTGGCACCCCCCGCCCCCTGA
- a CDS encoding class I SAM-dependent methyltransferase, protein MTASSYLLSVRASYDAVAVDYARLQGTEPAGKPLDRAMLAAFAECVRGEGTGTGRAVADLGCGPGWVTARLDGLGVRAFGVDLSPAMVAVARRTYPGLRFEVGSMAALDVADGVLGGVVAWNSTLHTPPPELPAVFAEFARVLAPGGHVLIAFEAGDGQVRLERAYGHPVDLDVYRMPPDRIAALLAGAGLAETARLHRAPTSGETAPQGFLLARKG, encoded by the coding sequence ATGACAGCTTCCTCGTACCTGCTCTCCGTCCGGGCGTCCTACGACGCCGTCGCCGTCGACTACGCGCGGCTGCAGGGCACGGAACCGGCCGGGAAGCCGCTGGACCGGGCCATGCTGGCCGCGTTCGCCGAGTGCGTACGCGGGGAGGGGACGGGCACCGGCAGAGCCGTCGCCGACCTGGGCTGCGGTCCGGGCTGGGTGACGGCCCGTCTGGACGGTCTGGGCGTACGGGCCTTCGGCGTGGACCTCTCCCCCGCGATGGTGGCGGTGGCCCGCCGGACGTATCCGGGGCTGCGCTTCGAAGTGGGGTCGATGGCCGCCCTGGACGTGGCCGACGGGGTGCTGGGCGGGGTCGTCGCATGGAACTCCACCCTGCACACGCCGCCCCCGGAACTTCCCGCCGTGTTCGCCGAGTTCGCCCGGGTGCTGGCACCGGGCGGTCATGTGCTGATCGCCTTCGAGGCGGGTGACGGGCAGGTCCGGCTGGAGCGCGCGTACGGGCACCCCGTCGACCTCGACGTGTACCGGATGCCGCCCGACCGGATCGCCGCCCTGCTGGCCGGGGCCGGACTGGCCGAGACGGCCCGCCTGCACCGCGCACCGACCTCCGGGGAGACCGCCCCGCAGGGCTTCCTGCTGGCCCGCAAGGGCTGA
- a CDS encoding IucA/IucC family protein, whose amino-acid sequence MPFPSSAAEEAVAAELATVRPALGPAYAAALSGARAAVLTRLWRALAFEPLPWVVDREAAPDGLALLLADGRRLEGPPPDPYATRPYVDELLLDGRSHRRAGQLVRALGVPHGEEFAAELDASTASLALSRAGQPPAAGDRPARTAWEWEQRVVDGHPYHPNCRSRPGFSVAEELAYAPEHRPVVELGLVPVRAEECLVTGDWPERLRDGGGRILLPVHPWQAAHVLKHERVRTGFAAHPLMALRTLAPVGGGPHVKTALSARLTSSVRDISAYSIETAAVLSAFLQGLADRLDGRLHITRTVGAVTAYSPDLAAVLREPPELYADAAAGERVLPVAALASWPPARSAAWQARFARLALSVCLRLLELGVALEAHGQNLLVVLSPDGAPLRLVYRDLADIRISPARLRANGLPVPPLSGRLVTDDVAVLRRKLFGSLLTGALGATAGSAAAFAEVLSEAAALPATADTAALLEGRLPTKALTLMRLSPEVTGDQWAELSNPLAGG is encoded by the coding sequence ATGCCCTTTCCCTCCTCCGCGGCCGAAGAAGCCGTCGCCGCCGAACTGGCCACCGTACGGCCCGCTCTCGGGCCGGCGTACGCGGCGGCCCTGAGCGGCGCCCGGGCGGCCGTGCTCACCCGGCTGTGGCGGGCCCTGGCCTTCGAGCCCCTGCCGTGGGTCGTGGACCGGGAGGCGGCACCGGACGGCCTCGCACTGCTGCTGGCGGACGGCCGCCGGCTGGAGGGCCCGCCGCCCGACCCGTACGCCACCCGGCCGTACGTGGACGAGCTGCTGCTCGACGGCAGGTCCCACCGCCGGGCCGGGCAGCTCGTCAGGGCGCTCGGGGTCCCGCACGGGGAGGAGTTCGCCGCCGAGCTGGACGCCAGTACGGCCTCCCTCGCCCTCTCTCGCGCCGGGCAGCCGCCCGCCGCCGGGGACCGTCCGGCGCGGACCGCCTGGGAGTGGGAACAGCGCGTGGTCGACGGCCACCCCTACCATCCAAACTGCCGCTCCCGGCCCGGCTTCTCGGTCGCCGAGGAGCTGGCGTACGCGCCCGAGCACCGGCCGGTGGTGGAGCTGGGGCTGGTCCCCGTACGGGCCGAGGAGTGCCTGGTCACCGGGGACTGGCCGGAGCGGCTGCGGGACGGCGGCGGACGGATCCTGCTGCCCGTGCACCCGTGGCAGGCGGCGCACGTGCTCAAGCACGAGCGGGTGCGGACCGGTTTCGCGGCGCATCCGCTGATGGCCCTGCGCACGCTGGCGCCCGTCGGCGGCGGCCCGCACGTGAAGACCGCGCTGAGCGCCCGGCTGACCTCCTCGGTCCGTGACATCTCGGCGTACTCCATCGAGACGGCGGCGGTCCTGTCCGCCTTCCTCCAGGGCCTGGCCGACCGGCTCGACGGGCGGCTGCACATCACCCGGACCGTGGGTGCGGTGACCGCGTACAGCCCCGACCTGGCGGCCGTGCTGCGCGAACCGCCCGAGCTGTACGCGGACGCGGCCGCCGGGGAGCGGGTGCTGCCGGTGGCGGCGCTCGCCTCCTGGCCGCCGGCCCGTTCGGCGGCCTGGCAGGCGCGGTTCGCCCGCCTCGCGCTGTCGGTGTGCCTGCGGCTGCTGGAGCTGGGGGTGGCCCTGGAGGCCCACGGACAGAACCTCCTCGTCGTCCTCTCCCCCGACGGCGCACCGCTGCGGCTGGTCTACCGCGACCTGGCCGACATCCGGATCAGCCCGGCCAGGCTGCGGGCGAACGGGCTGCCGGTGCCGCCGCTGTCGGGCAGGCTGGTCACGGACGATGTGGCCGTCCTGCGCCGCAAGCTCTTCGGCTCCCTGCTGACGGGTGCTCTCGGTGCCACGGCGGGGTCGGCCGCGGCCTTCGCGGAGGTGCTGTCGGAGGCGGCCGCCCTGCCGGCCACGGCCGACACGGCGGCGCTGCTGGAGGGGCGGCTGCCGACGAAGGCGCTCACCCTGATGCGGCTGAGCCCGGAGGTCACCGGAGACCAGTGGGCGGAGCTGTCCAATCCGCTTGCCGGAGGATGA